A genomic window from Acidimicrobiales bacterium includes:
- the sepH gene encoding septation protein SepH: MRQLHLVGFTSDHDGIILAGRRGSKTGGYVVIMDEEFLEQLDHARRTRVGYDVAARAAAEPNRTRVESALSPREMQTRLRAGRTVAQVAAEAGVSIEWVERFAAPVLAEQAAAVERAQATTMRTQRRGQSDRPLGPSVLRNLADRGIRLADDEFDQLWTAFQLAENEWVIRFKHRWRGRELDAEWVLDDGAGSLTPGNRQATELGFVDPSRHAPPVKGLLPMRVLRRPVPAVPPAPPAVPVASEPPSPPAKPARARKAAKPAKRARPASKSSAAASPAKKVPVAKKKAAAKKKAAAKKAPASKKPAKPPLKAKPTASSVRAAKRTAKPAVTSRTKSAKSTEAAARRQRPLKAVRVGHNGNAPGGVRSGGVNTNGSGSRRAASVPRAGGNGSRRSRG; this comes from the coding sequence GTGCGACAGCTCCACCTCGTCGGCTTCACCTCCGATCACGATGGGATCATCCTCGCCGGCAGGCGAGGTTCGAAAACAGGCGGGTATGTGGTGATCATGGACGAGGAGTTCCTCGAACAACTCGACCACGCCCGGCGGACGCGCGTCGGTTACGACGTTGCGGCCCGGGCCGCCGCGGAGCCCAACCGTACGCGCGTCGAGAGCGCGTTGAGCCCCCGCGAGATGCAGACGCGGCTGCGCGCCGGGCGGACAGTCGCTCAGGTAGCCGCGGAGGCCGGCGTCTCGATCGAATGGGTGGAGCGTTTCGCCGCGCCGGTCCTCGCCGAGCAGGCCGCCGCGGTGGAGCGCGCGCAGGCGACGACCATGAGGACGCAGCGGAGGGGTCAGTCCGACCGGCCATTGGGGCCCTCGGTGCTGCGCAACCTCGCGGACCGCGGCATCAGGCTGGCCGACGACGAGTTCGATCAGCTGTGGACCGCGTTCCAGCTGGCGGAAAACGAATGGGTCATCCGCTTCAAGCACCGTTGGCGCGGCAGAGAACTCGACGCGGAGTGGGTGCTCGACGATGGGGCTGGGTCGTTGACACCGGGGAACCGGCAGGCGACCGAGTTGGGTTTCGTCGACCCAAGCCGCCACGCTCCTCCGGTGAAGGGCCTGTTGCCGATGAGGGTTCTGCGAAGGCCGGTTCCTGCCGTGCCTCCCGCGCCTCCAGCCGTGCCGGTGGCCAGCGAACCACCGAGCCCTCCGGCCAAGCCGGCGAGGGCCCGCAAAGCAGCGAAGCCGGCGAAGCGAGCTCGCCCGGCCAGCAAGTCCAGCGCGGCGGCGTCGCCGGCGAAGAAGGTGCCTGTCGCCAAGAAGAAGGCTGCTGCAAAGAAGAAGGCTGCTGCAAAGAAGGCGCCCGCTTCGAAGAAGCCGGCAAAGCCTCCCCTGAAGGCCAAGCCAACTGCCTCTTCCGTGCGGGCGGCCAAGAGGACTGCCAAGCCAGCTGTGACAAGCAGGACCAAGAGTGCGAAGAGCACAGAGGCAGCGGCGCGCCGGCAGAGACCACTCAAGGCTGTCCGCGTCGGGCACAACGGCAATGCCCCTGGCGGCGTCCGCTCGGGCGGGGTTAACACGAACGGAAGCGGGTCCCGACGGGCGGCTTCGGTGCCGAGGGCAGGAGGCAACGGAAGCCGGCGATCAAGGGGCTGA
- a CDS encoding WhiB family transcriptional regulator, translating into MDATKLDLKTPRALVWRQRAACRGVDPDIFYPVTDEDAGDAKAICCSCPVQQACLEWALQSREKDGVWGGATERERRRILRRRRRTA; encoded by the coding sequence ATGGATGCTACGAAGCTCGACCTGAAGACCCCGAGAGCCTTGGTTTGGCGCCAGCGGGCCGCTTGTCGCGGCGTCGATCCCGACATCTTCTACCCCGTCACCGACGAGGACGCTGGGGACGCGAAGGCGATCTGCTGTTCCTGCCCCGTCCAGCAGGCCTGCCTCGAATGGGCGCTGCAGAGCCGGGAGAAGGACGGCGTGTGGGGCGGAGCGACCGAGCGGGAGCGGAGGCGGATCCTGCGCCGCCGGCGCCGTACCGCCTGA
- a CDS encoding DUF3501 family protein, translating to MAARPNATLTLDDIADARAYERERQSYRERIIALKKLRRVAVGPVVSFVFENRDTIRFQVQEMARAEKLYSDEAILGELDTYNPLIPEKGHLSATMFLELTSRAEMEHWLPRLVGIEQTVKLLLPSGDSVLATVEGAHAAQLTRDEVTASVHYVNFSFNDEQIRDFQSGLVALALDHPEYRHQTALSDATKGSLSEDLLG from the coding sequence ATGGCGGCACGACCGAACGCGACTCTCACCCTCGACGACATCGCGGATGCGAGGGCCTATGAAAGGGAGAGGCAGTCCTACAGAGAGAGGATCATCGCGTTGAAGAAGCTGAGGCGGGTCGCCGTCGGCCCGGTCGTCAGCTTCGTCTTCGAGAACCGTGACACGATCCGCTTCCAGGTCCAGGAGATGGCGCGGGCCGAGAAGCTGTACAGCGACGAGGCGATCCTGGGGGAGCTCGACACGTACAACCCGCTCATCCCGGAGAAGGGCCACCTGTCGGCGACGATGTTCTTGGAGTTGACGTCGCGAGCGGAGATGGAGCACTGGCTGCCCCGGCTTGTCGGGATCGAGCAGACCGTCAAGCTTCTGCTGCCCAGCGGCGACTCGGTCCTGGCGACCGTGGAGGGGGCCCACGCCGCCCAGTTGACCCGCGACGAGGTCACGGCCTCGGTCCACTACGTCAACTTCTCCTTCAACGACGAGCAGATCCGTGACTTCCAGTCCGGCCTTGTGGCGCTGGCGCTCGACCACCCCGAGTACCGCCACCAGACGGCCCTGTCGGATGCCACGAAAGGCAGTCTCTCCGAGGACCTATTGGGGTAG
- a CDS encoding Lrp/AsnC ligand binding domain-containing protein has protein sequence MVHAFVLIDAEPARVADLATELAELDGVAEVYSVAGQADIVAVVRVRRHEQLADVVTRGISRRPGVIDTRTLIAFQSFSRHDLEAMWDLGSGD, from the coding sequence ATGGTCCACGCCTTCGTTCTGATCGACGCCGAGCCCGCCCGCGTCGCGGACCTGGCCACGGAGCTGGCCGAGCTCGACGGCGTGGCCGAGGTCTACTCGGTAGCCGGCCAGGCGGACATCGTGGCCGTCGTGCGGGTCCGGAGGCACGAGCAGCTCGCGGACGTGGTGACACGCGGCATCTCGCGACGGCCAGGCGTGATCGACACGAGGACGCTGATCGCGTTCCAGTCGTTCAGCCGCCACGACCTCGAGGCGATGTGGGACCTCGGCTCCGGCGACTAA
- the trpD gene encoding anthranilate phosphoribosyltransferase, whose product MTAKPTIDDLGGWPGVLSHLVAGAHLSSAEAAAAMCDVLDGNATPAQISAFMFGLRCKGETVEEMSGLLAAMFDASERVVVPDDLAPRLVDTCGTGGDRTGTINVSTVAALVVAGAGAPVCKHGGRAASSKAGSADVLEALGVVIDLGPEGVARCIQEAGIGFCFAPRYHPAMRHAIPVRRELGVATAFNFLGPLANPARVRRQVVGVGDPAMAEKMAGVLAAGGATDVIVVHGADGLDELSTTGPSSMYRWSAGELTCSTVDPVALGLQRCKLADLLGDDAETNARLARSVLEGEPGPRREIVALNAAAGLVAAGLAADLRVGLDLAFESIDSGAAAGRLERLVKISGEAAAG is encoded by the coding sequence ATGACAGCGAAGCCCACCATCGACGATCTCGGCGGCTGGCCGGGGGTGCTGAGCCACCTCGTCGCGGGAGCGCACCTGAGCAGCGCCGAAGCCGCGGCCGCGATGTGCGACGTGCTCGATGGCAACGCGACGCCTGCACAGATCTCGGCGTTCATGTTCGGCCTGCGGTGCAAGGGCGAAACAGTCGAGGAGATGAGCGGCCTCTTGGCGGCGATGTTCGACGCGTCTGAGCGCGTCGTGGTGCCCGACGATCTGGCGCCGCGCCTGGTGGACACGTGCGGGACGGGAGGAGACCGGACCGGAACGATCAACGTGTCGACCGTGGCTGCGTTGGTCGTTGCGGGTGCTGGAGCGCCGGTGTGCAAGCACGGGGGGAGGGCCGCCTCTTCGAAGGCGGGTTCTGCCGATGTGCTGGAGGCGCTGGGTGTGGTGATCGACCTCGGGCCGGAGGGCGTCGCGCGCTGCATCCAGGAGGCGGGCATCGGGTTCTGCTTCGCGCCCCGGTACCACCCAGCGATGCGTCACGCGATCCCTGTGCGGCGTGAGCTGGGAGTCGCGACCGCCTTCAATTTCCTCGGTCCGCTGGCCAACCCTGCGCGGGTGCGCCGGCAGGTTGTCGGCGTAGGCGACCCCGCGATGGCGGAGAAGATGGCCGGCGTGCTCGCGGCGGGCGGGGCGACGGACGTGATCGTGGTGCACGGCGCCGACGGGCTCGACGAGTTGTCCACAACCGGTCCATCGAGCATGTACCGGTGGTCCGCCGGCGAGTTGACGTGCTCCACTGTCGACCCGGTCGCGCTTGGTCTCCAGAGGTGCAAGCTCGCAGACCTTCTTGGTGACGACGCCGAGACCAATGCGCGGCTGGCTCGGTCGGTGCTGGAGGGGGAGCCCGGCCCCCGCAGGGAGATCGTCGCGCTGAACGCCGCGGCCGGCCTGGTGGCGGCCGGGCTCGCCGCCGATCTCCGGGTGGGCTTGGACCTGGCGTTCGAGTCGATCGACTCCGGCGCCGCCGCGGGCCGCCTGGAACGGTTGGTGAAGATCTCAGGCGAAGCGGCGGCGGGTTAG
- a CDS encoding NYN domain-containing protein has translation MAETEANRPPVSMLRPALELAWAVAKVGSQGRPPLPVPGRLRPIMRVARLPERMLETVRQVLESDDEFRERVVAAATDETVLGRPSWLWLVRPEGWESELEGLVEEAAGEETKQREKREAQAAAKQLAEVRSALQRAQAELVALKAVSDELRGAAAQRRKDDRAHEDELRDLRSQLHAARSEIEQIRSVNEELGARIDSRSAELSEASEQRVADQHLLTDLREQLEAARERAEEAESGARQAEEQVSQLRARLARAEAGARALADDIGGITETSDRTRGDAGESAPGDAVQPVPGDDAATGARPTSAQPSRRRRTPLPLPPATFEDSPEAAAHLVRRAKVLLAVDGYNVTLTSWPSLDLAEQRRRLVDSLAELVMRAGTEVLLVFDGTDRGNRLQPPPAVRGKLRVEFSPSEIEADDVIIGAVDSVPPERPVVVATNDRRVRDATSYLGANVISVDQLLAVLGRGPVG, from the coding sequence ATGGCTGAGACGGAGGCGAACAGGCCGCCGGTCTCCATGCTGCGGCCGGCGCTGGAGCTGGCGTGGGCGGTGGCGAAGGTGGGTTCGCAGGGCAGGCCGCCGCTTCCCGTCCCGGGGCGCCTGCGCCCGATCATGCGCGTCGCCCGCCTCCCCGAGCGGATGCTCGAGACGGTGCGCCAGGTCCTCGAATCCGACGACGAGTTCCGCGAACGGGTGGTGGCCGCGGCGACCGACGAGACCGTGCTCGGGCGGCCGTCCTGGCTGTGGCTCGTGCGCCCAGAGGGTTGGGAGTCCGAGCTCGAAGGCCTCGTCGAAGAAGCCGCCGGCGAAGAGACCAAGCAGAGGGAAAAGAGGGAAGCGCAGGCGGCGGCCAAGCAGCTCGCCGAGGTCAGATCGGCGCTGCAACGAGCCCAGGCGGAGCTGGTCGCGCTCAAGGCCGTCAGCGACGAGCTTCGCGGCGCCGCCGCGCAGCGGAGGAAGGACGACCGCGCGCACGAGGACGAACTCCGGGATCTTCGCAGCCAGCTCCACGCGGCACGGAGTGAGATCGAGCAGATCCGTTCGGTCAACGAGGAGCTCGGCGCCCGGATCGATTCCCGTTCCGCCGAGCTGTCCGAGGCGTCCGAACAGAGGGTGGCGGACCAGCATCTTCTAACGGACCTGCGCGAGCAGTTGGAGGCCGCGCGCGAGCGCGCCGAGGAAGCGGAGAGCGGTGCACGCCAGGCCGAAGAGCAGGTGTCTCAATTGCGCGCCCGCTTGGCGCGGGCCGAAGCCGGGGCCCGGGCGCTTGCCGACGACATCGGCGGGATCACCGAGACGAGCGATAGAACTCGTGGCGACGCCGGCGAAAGCGCACCCGGTGACGCAGTCCAACCGGTTCCCGGAGACGATGCCGCGACGGGCGCTCGGCCCACATCCGCGCAGCCGAGCCGGCGCCGGCGGACGCCTTTGCCTCTTCCCCCGGCGACCTTTGAGGACTCACCCGAAGCGGCTGCGCATCTGGTTCGCCGAGCGAAGGTCCTGCTCGCCGTCGACGGGTACAACGTGACGCTCACATCCTGGCCGTCGCTCGACCTCGCCGAGCAGAGGAGACGCCTGGTCGACTCCCTCGCCGAACTTGTGATGCGCGCCGGGACCGAGGTTCTGCTCGTGTTCGACGGAACCGACCGCGGCAACCGCCTTCAGCCACCGCCGGCGGTGCGCGGGAAGCTGCGGGTGGAGTTCTCTCCTTCTGAGATCGAGGCTGACGACGTCATCATCGGCGCGGTGGACTCGGTCCCCCCGGAGCGGCCGGTGGTCGTAGCCACCAACGACCGCCGTGTCCGCGACGCCACTTCCTACCTCGGAGCGAACGTCATATCGGTGGACCAACTGCTGGCGGTGCTGGGCCGCGGCCCCGTAGGTTGA
- a CDS encoding heterodisulfide reductase-related iron-sulfur binding cluster translates to MTTTYDPDHPAYYDEADLRSELTRVYDLCHGCRLCLSLCPAFPTMFNLIDARDGDVAALSREEQDQVVDECYQCKLCYIKCPYIPPHEWQLDFPRMILRAEAVKNKTGGTLKGKLTTQALARTDLLGKVGTLTAPLTNAMLRTPGSPMRKLIDATVGLASQRILPPYARERFSTWFKKRKARGGVSLGRAEQARAAVFPTCLVEYQNPGIGKDLVKVYERNGVDCELATANGCCGAPWLHSGEFEPFRKQAARNVEALAQIVREGRDIVVPQPTCGYVLKRDYPEYLKTDDARLVAEHTYDASEYLWRLHKGEQTAIDTEFAGEVPDTTAYHAPCHLQAQNIGLRSRDLVKLTGTKVILVQKCSGIDGTWGLRSENYELARKVAKPLAEAIDRSEAEVVVGDCHLANGAIIQETGKIPLHPLQFMARAYGIPEEHD, encoded by the coding sequence TTGACGACCACGTACGACCCTGACCATCCCGCCTATTACGACGAGGCGGACCTCCGATCGGAGTTGACCCGGGTCTACGATCTGTGCCACGGGTGCCGGTTGTGCCTGTCGCTTTGCCCCGCGTTCCCCACGATGTTCAATCTCATCGATGCCCGCGACGGTGACGTCGCTGCTCTCAGCCGCGAGGAGCAGGATCAGGTCGTCGACGAGTGCTACCAATGCAAGCTCTGCTACATCAAGTGCCCGTACATACCGCCCCACGAGTGGCAGCTCGACTTCCCTCGCATGATCCTTCGTGCTGAGGCGGTGAAGAACAAGACGGGTGGCACGCTCAAAGGCAAGCTGACCACCCAGGCGCTCGCCCGCACCGACCTGCTCGGCAAGGTGGGCACGCTGACCGCGCCGCTCACCAACGCGATGCTCCGCACTCCCGGTTCCCCCATGCGCAAACTCATCGACGCGACGGTGGGGTTGGCCTCCCAGCGCATCCTTCCTCCTTACGCTCGGGAGCGATTCAGCACGTGGTTCAAGAAACGCAAGGCGCGCGGTGGCGTCTCCCTCGGGCGCGCGGAACAGGCGCGAGCAGCGGTGTTTCCCACCTGTCTCGTCGAGTACCAGAACCCGGGCATCGGCAAGGACCTGGTGAAGGTGTACGAGCGCAACGGTGTCGATTGCGAGCTCGCGACGGCCAACGGTTGTTGCGGCGCTCCCTGGCTGCACAGCGGTGAGTTCGAGCCGTTCCGCAAGCAGGCTGCACGCAACGTCGAGGCACTGGCGCAAATCGTCCGGGAGGGCCGCGACATCGTCGTGCCGCAACCCACGTGCGGCTACGTCCTCAAGCGCGACTACCCCGAATACCTGAAGACCGACGACGCCCGCCTCGTGGCGGAGCACACCTATGACGCGTCGGAGTACCTGTGGCGGCTGCACAAGGGTGAGCAGACTGCGATTGACACCGAGTTCGCCGGCGAAGTGCCTGACACGACCGCCTACCACGCACCCTGCCACCTGCAGGCGCAGAACATCGGCCTTCGCAGCCGCGACCTCGTCAAGCTCACAGGCACCAAGGTCATCCTCGTTCAGAAGTGCTCGGGGATCGACGGCACCTGGGGCTTGCGAAGCGAGAACTACGAACTGGCGCGCAAGGTCGCCAAGCCTCTCGCCGAGGCGATCGACCGCTCGGAAGCCGAGGTTGTCGTAGGCGATTGCCACCTCGCCAACGGAGCGATCATCCAGGAGACCGGAAAGATTCCGCTGCACCCGCTGCAGTTCATGGCACGGGCGTACGGCATACCCGAGGAGCACGACTGA